DNA from Deltaproteobacteria bacterium:
CACTCCAAAGTGAGTCATAACATTTTGCGCAGGCTACGCAATTTGTATTCCCCACCTAGAGCAGCGATTTCATTGCTGCTCTAAAAAAACTGAAATAAACCAAAGATCTTTTACAAAAGGTGAGTCAAATGAATCTAACTCTATGGAAAATTAATCTCGTCGCCATTTTTTTTGCATTTTCGGCAGCGAAGGCAAAAATGGAATATGTTCAGCTTACAGATCAGCAGGGTCAAGTCCGAAAGCTTTCCCGTCTGATCATGGGTACAGATCATCTAGTGCAACCTAACTGGGTCACCGAAGGACATCCAGAGTCCCCCGAGGCGTATGTATTTAAAGTCTTGGATGAGGCGGTTCGCTTGGGCATTAATGTGATTGATACTTCCCCAATTTATGTTGGGAATATTGAAAATTTAGTTGGTCGATGGTTAGAAAGTCGAAAGAATCTAATAAAGCAAAATAGTTTTTACGCTGAAAATGATTTAAATCCAGATCGTCAGATATATATTATCTCAAAGGGTGGCTTTCCGTTTGATTTGTTTTACTCTCAACGGCTTGAAAAAGGCTCTCATTCAGATGAACTCAAAAGTGATTTACAGAGTAAAGGCATTTTACAGGAATCAGGCTCTAAAGAAGAACAAAAATTAGTGAACTCCCCTCCGGGCACTTATGCAAGTCGACTTTATGGAAGTGAAAGTCAAATTAGAGAAAGAGTTTCAATAGAGCTTGGGCATACCCTTGCCAATTTGGGCAACGGATTAACGGTCTATTTGATGCATCGAGATGATTTTGATTCTGTAGAATTTGACGTGATCAAAAGAAATCAAACCCAAGTTGAAACTATAATGAAGGCATTAAGCCATCCCTCGGTTAAAGAAAATTTCCCAATGTTAGGTTGGTCAAATTGGACAACGGATCGCGTGAACAAATCCATAGGACTAAGCAATAGCAATCCGGAACTAGCATCCCCTCAACTGAACAGTCCGTATTTTTCATTATTTGAGATGAGCCAAAGATCCATTCACGCCCGCGGAATTCAGGTAACTCACAGGGAGATGATGGATGCGAACTTTCAGAAAGGGATATATTTAATGTCTTATTCACCTCTGGGCGGTTTCAGTATTTTGGATAAGCCAGAGCCGGCATGGGAAAATGCTAAATTGAATGCTGAAAAAAAGTTTAGAGAAAGAGATCCTTACTGGCAAAATGTATATCACGCAATATTTACCCCAGAAAATGAGGTCAGATATTATCGCGCTCTTAAGTGGATTAAAAAGTACAATCAAATTCACAATGCCAATTTTACTTTGGATCAGTTATTTAACGCCTATGCCCTTGCCCATGTAAGGACGAATTTTTTAACTGTGGGGCCAATAACCATAGAGCAGGTACGACGTACTGTAGACTCTCTAGTATTGTCCAAACAATTAGGAAAAGATGTGTTGGAAGAGCTCTATACAGTGGAAAATAGAGATTTCTCAAAGCATTTGAGGCCGTCGTTTTCTAGAAGTTGTTTAGCATTTTATAACTGATTTTGGCCCCGCGCTTGCTTACTCTTCTGAGTATGAAACGACCTCTGCATTTCTTTAAGAAGACTTGTTTAAAGCTGCTTATTTCAATTATAAGCTTGTTCGGGACTGCCTTGTTCGCAGAGGAACGTATAAAACAGGAACAGTGTCGCAGTTTTTATGCACCTAAGGGTCGATCGGTTGAAACTGACTCCACAGAAAAAGGAAGAGCGGAGGATGTTTTTAGAGAATTAGCTAGGTTAGAAGGACTTAATAGATACGAGAGAGCGCGTGAGGGATTCCTTCGTTTCGCCAAAAATACTGAACGAAACTGGTCCGTTCTTGAAGCAGGTAGCGCCTGGGGTTCTGGTGCCTTTCAAATGATTCAAGGTTTGTTACATCATGGAATAGGTCCAATGCAGCCAAATATATTTGCCGACGGAATTTTCGAATCTTCCATGAAAGTATTGATATTTAGGGGCCTTGGGCAGGAATATAAGAAGAATGATAGAGCACATTTGTCATTTCCTGAATCTCTAAATCTGAATTTAGATTCTAAAATGCGAGTTCCATTTGATGATGGTTGGAACCTACTGGTGCATCCTGATTTTATAAATTCCAAAGGAGACTGGAGGTTCCGTGAAAATTTATCAGTCTTGCCCGTAATAAAAGACAGAGCTTTATCTGAATTATACGCCGATTATGCCCATCAAGGTCCCGAGCGATCACAAAACTTGCAAAAATATCAGCATCAGGACACCATCGGAGCCGAAAGAACATTAGGATTTGCTGTAACCATAGGACCTGGGGCCGCAACCACTGTCCTTGGCCATATTCAGCTTAAAACTTCAATGGGTCCAGAGCAGCCTCACAATTTTGAAACGAATTTTGGTCCCATCGATAGACCAACAAACACGAAATCAGTGGAATTAGGTCGTTTGTTTTTGGATTTGCTGGGTTGGGATAAGCGGGACTGGTTGATCAATGGTTGGTTAAAGCACAAATACATTTCTAATTTCGTCCGCTATAGTTTATACCAAAAAGCCTTAAGCTGGCTATCTTGGGATTACCAACCCGAAGTTGCTTACGCCCAAGTAAATACCGAAAAAAAAGACAAATTCATGAATCCTAGAAGTCCATTTAAGTTTAGCTCAGCAAAAGTCATCGAAGGAACGGAAGGAAAGGAATGGCTCCTGACTATGAATCGCCAGGACATGAGGCGCTCAGAGGACCATGCCAATGTAGAAGTGTTACTAGCTTTGATCGATGGTTATTATGAGTTTGTTTCCAAGAAAAAGGACCAGCTCATTGTAAAGTTCGACCGCAATCAATTTGCAAGTCTTGAACGTATTGGCTTGTTAGAGTGGAGTCAAAATTTGGACCCGCAGAATCTTTCAGGTGAAAATTATCAGCGTTATGTTTATGCAGGAAGACCAATCCGCCAGTCCCGCGATGAATTATTAAGTAACCCATTCTTGCTAATCGAATTTCCCAAAGCGGAACTAGTGAAATTACAAGCCCACTTGAATCAAAAATCGCAATTTCTAAACAAACCTTTGGCTGCGCCTCTTGACGATCACTGAAGCAATCAAGTCTTGCAGAAACTAGTATAAAAATAATGGCTCAAACAAAGTTTGAATCTCGTTCTCTGTAAACAATGCTGGAGCAAAGAATCCCTTTTTAGTTTCTGCACACTCGAGGATAAGGTTTGGATTGCTTAAAGGCGAAGCCGCCCCCTTTAACCGATAGAATAGTTTTACAAAGGAAGTTTTTTTAGACCAATCATGACTAATCTTTGGACCCATTTGTTCAGCTAACACGAATTCAGTCCCAGCAAGAATTTCTAATTTACCGGGTTCCGACCGAAAGTTATAGATGTATAAATGACAAAGACGTTTATTGGTAGAAGAATAGGGACAAGAGGCACTTTGAATTTCGGTTTTTGATTTTACATCAAAACAGGCACTCAATTCAGCCGAATAACTTCCACCTCCGCCAAGTGGACTTAATGTTAAATCTCTTCTTAACATTAATGCAGATAAAGGTGCCGCACTCGCCCCTTGTGCAAAAACGAAAAAAATGAATGTCGTTATAAAAATTTTCATAAATCCCCTTTTGTTATTGCTGCCATCACCCCTAAGACCGGGGCATTTTTAAGTTTCATCTTTACTTAGATAAAATTCGCTTCATTTGTCAATTCTTGATTGTTAAAACAATGATGGCAAATGCCAACTATGAAACTATGACAATAGGATAAACATTTACATGTTTGTGTTAAACTTATTTCGTGCTTCAAGCTAATTCTCCCTTTAAGAACTGTTTTTAGTTTTTGTCCTCACTCCTAATGACTCCAAAACGTTTTGATAAATGTAGGCCGTGACTATTTTAAACTCCCTTCCCCAACTCACGATTCTTGAATAGATCCTAGTCTCCCAAAACTTATTCTCCCGCACCGCCGAAGGGGCACCGCGCGGCTGGTGACAATTCGACATTGGCTTTTCGCCCACCAGCACTGACCCATGCACCACGGGCTGGCCCTTTTCCCCTGGTTGAAGCGGAAAGTCTCGCAGGATATTCTGGGCTATATGTCCAGCGGTCACACGAAAAAAGTTCTGCAAAGACTCCCGAGTTTTCCCTCTAACGAGCAGATGAATATGGGTGGTATTGATGGCTTTCTCATAAATGGAAATCTTAAACCGACCAGCAGCTTTCTTTAAGATACCCTGAATCATCGGTTGGTGTTTCGTCAGCTTGCGGGCACCGCGCGCGTAATCACTGCGCAGAACTAAATGCAAGGGTTCATTAACAGATAGGGGTCGTTTCCTGCGCTGACGAGCCTTAGGAGTCTGACCTCCGTGCTCTTTGAAATTTTTCAAACGTTTTGGAGTGATGAGAGTTCTGGGATTTTTCAAAGTATTAATCAGTGAATTTGAGTTTGCTTGTGATTTCTTCATGAGGCTTTGGCAATGCAAAATTCAAAGACCTGCGCGGTGCCCCTGGGGGAAAGCTGAGCCACATGGAAAACCGAAAAACGGAGAGATTCATCGACTCTGCAATTTACTTTTAACCGCCGCTAATCACCGCTAATCACCGCTAATCACCGCTATCAGCGCTAATCACCGCTAGCAGCCGCTAGCCTCCGCTAGTTACCTCACCGCTAGCCTCCGCAATTCTATGAAGCCTCTTACCTACGAGTATTTAAGCTAGTCTGCAAGCTTGTCTGTGACCTAGCCTGCAGACTAGCACATGAACACACTAGCCTCTCCTGACACGGCCACCTCTCAATTTTCAACTTCAGGACCAAGTCTGGTTTTGGCCGCACCCAGTACCCAGCAACCAGCTCCCAGCTTCCAGTACCCAACACCCAGCTTCCAGTACCCAGTTGCTTTTAGAATTCAATAGCTTTGCTTCCTAAACTTGCTTGCACGACTTAAGTTGACACTTAAGTTTAGCCCATTTCAACCGATGGTTGGAGCAGAGAGAAAGGCGATCGGATGAAGCAAAGACCTTTTTATTATGTGTTTTTAACTTTTTTTTTATTGCTCATTGTTGTCTCCTTTCCTTTGCATATAATGTATCTGTTTAGTTATGAATTTAAAGATTTTTACAAAACATTTGATCACCTAAACTTAATGAATTGGCTCACGATGGGTACTTGCTTTGTCTCTGTCTACTATGCGTGGGTTGTAAATCCTAAATTAAACTATATTGTAGGATTTCTGACCCTTTTGGTCATCATTAGCGCGCTTCCTTTATCTTCACAGATTAATGACTTTTCGTTATTTAAAACAAGTATTGCTAATTTTCTTTTTTTAATTCCCCTTTCGTTTCTCTTGGTTCCAGAGTACCAAGAAGCTTTAAGAAATAAATCCAAGCATTGGTGGAAAACCCCTCCCCGAGTTCAAACAGAGGTCCAAGTTCAGCTTGAACTTGTCGCTCCTGATTCAAACCAGAAAGTGAATCTCTCTGCTAAAACTATAAATATTTCTAAAACTGGAGCCTTGCTGCTAATCAAGCCAGAGGCTCTTACCGACCTCCAACTCCTTCTTAAAGGTCATTCAAACCACTCCCAACACCTGAAACTAAAATTGGACAACCAAGAATTTAAAAATTGTTTTGAGGCAGAGTTGGAGCTGATCCGATTTAATAGGATCAAAGAGTCTGACGCCTTTTCTTTGGCTGTTCATTTTAGAAATGTCTCTTACCTAAACAAACTAAGACTTTACACCCAAGTCCTTCATAGCTAGACTGGGCGGGTTGGCTCAAGTTGAGCCCTATAGTGGAATGACATCTGACCCTTCCACTTAATTCAATATTAGGTTTTGATCGTTATGAAGGAACAGCTTTGGCAACATAAGGAAATTAAAATTAGGGGCGTGTCCTTAGCGGGTGTCTATTCCTGTTATCAGCTTCCAGATTTCAACTTTTCAATTGATGTGGGGCAAGGATTTGACTGGATTCTGAATGACCATCTTTTTTTTATCACCCATGGTCATATGGATCATGCCGCCGGTATTCCTTATATTATTTCTCAAAAGAATATGCGGCATCATCCTAAACCCCAGTTCTATATGCCTGGGAGCCTGATTCAACCCCTTCGGGAGATCGTTTCGCTTTGGAGCCAAATTGAACAGCATACCTATGAATACGATTTTTTTGCTCTTGAGGATTTCCCTAGTATTTACCTTAATAGCACTCTGAGAATTAAGCCCTTCAGAACCTTTCACCGCATTGATTCCTATGGATTTTCTTTACTTAAAAAAACAAAAACTTTATTACCAGAGTTTCAGCAAAAAACAGGAGCTTCACTGGTTGAGCTCAAAAAAAAGGGGATCCAAATCGAAAAAGAAGTTGAAAAAATACTTATCTCTTTTTCGGGTGATTCTCAGATTGAATTCTTAGATCAAAACCCTGAGCTGTATGATTCCCAGATCTTGTTTATGGAGAGTACTTTTATGGATAACAAAAAAAGCCTCGAAGATACAAGAAGGTGGGGTCATACTCACTTATTTGAAATTTTAGAACGACTGCCGCGAATCAACTCAGAAAAAATACTTTTAAAACACTTATCTAGTCGCTATAGTCTATCCAGAGCTCAGCAGATTTTAGATGAGTTTGTTGACCCAAAGAATAGAACTCGATTTGAAGTTTTTCCAGGAAGATAGAGATAGGGGTAGGTATAAAAATGAAATTGAAACAACGTCCTCGCCGGCTCAGGGTTAACAAAAACATCAGAGACCTTTGTGCTGAAACGACTTACCCTGCGCCCTCGCGATTGGTTTACCCTGTCTTTATTCAAAATGGAAAACAAAAAGCTGATGAAATCACGTCGATGCCTGGTCAATTTCGCTTAAGCATTGATCTCTTGCTGCAAAAAATAACTGCATGGAAACAAATGGGGATTCAAAACTATGCTCTGTTTCCTAAAATTGATGACTCCTTAAAAAATCCCATGGCGAGCGAATCTTTGAATAAAGATGGCTTTTTACCCACGGCGATTAAACAAATTAAAGACCGATTCCCTGATCTCTCTCTCTATACAGATATTGCCCTAGATCCCTACTCCAGCGAAGGACATGACGGGTTGGTTGAAAATGGCAAAATTCTC
Protein-coding regions in this window:
- a CDS encoding aldo/keto reductase, whose protein sequence is MNLTLWKINLVAIFFAFSAAKAKMEYVQLTDQQGQVRKLSRLIMGTDHLVQPNWVTEGHPESPEAYVFKVLDEAVRLGINVIDTSPIYVGNIENLVGRWLESRKNLIKQNSFYAENDLNPDRQIYIISKGGFPFDLFYSQRLEKGSHSDELKSDLQSKGILQESGSKEEQKLVNSPPGTYASRLYGSESQIRERVSIELGHTLANLGNGLTVYLMHRDDFDSVEFDVIKRNQTQVETIMKALSHPSVKENFPMLGWSNWTTDRVNKSIGLSNSNPELASPQLNSPYFSLFEMSQRSIHARGIQVTHREMMDANFQKGIYLMSYSPLGGFSILDKPEPAWENAKLNAEKKFRERDPYWQNVYHAIFTPENEVRYYRALKWIKKYNQIHNANFTLDQLFNAYALAHVRTNFLTVGPITIEQVRRTVDSLVLSKQLGKDVLEELYTVENRDFSKHLRPSFSRSCLAFYN
- a CDS encoding transposase, with protein sequence MKKSQANSNSLINTLKNPRTLITPKRLKNFKEHGGQTPKARQRRKRPLSVNEPLHLVLRSDYARGARKLTKHQPMIQGILKKAAGRFKISIYEKAINTTHIHLLVRGKTRESLQNFFRVTAGHIAQNILRDFPLQPGEKGQPVVHGSVLVGEKPMSNCHQPRGAPSAVRENKFWETRIYSRIVSWGREFKIVTAYIYQNVLESLGVRTKTKNSS
- a CDS encoding MBL fold metallo-hydrolase; translation: MKEQLWQHKEIKIRGVSLAGVYSCYQLPDFNFSIDVGQGFDWILNDHLFFITHGHMDHAAGIPYIISQKNMRHHPKPQFYMPGSLIQPLREIVSLWSQIEQHTYEYDFFALEDFPSIYLNSTLRIKPFRTFHRIDSYGFSLLKKTKTLLPEFQQKTGASLVELKKKGIQIEKEVEKILISFSGDSQIEFLDQNPELYDSQILFMESTFMDNKKSLEDTRRWGHTHLFEILERLPRINSEKILLKHLSSRYSLSRAQQILDEFVDPKNRTRFEVFPGR